One genomic segment of Chitinophaga parva includes these proteins:
- a CDS encoding amidohydrolase family protein, whose amino-acid sequence MKKILIAISILLAGNTLYAQETVYPAPAQQSVIFLKNATIHVGNGNVIEHGTIGFSQGKITVVGGASTPVPADIKVFDLQGQHVYPGIIAPNTNLGLVEVEAVRATVDDNEVGEINPSVRSIVSYNTDSKVINTLRVNGVLLANIVPEGGILSGSSSVVQLDAWNWEDAAVRTDNGLHVYLPRLVVRSNPFGRGAGIGDDAIKSSLERIESLKKFFREAKAYLAEEKHEETNLKFEAVRRLFSKEEKLFIHCELVKEMLVATEFADEFGFDVVIVGGTDAWQIADLLKQKNIPVILNQPHSLPVSQDDDVDQPYKTPAMLQKAGVLFCIGNEGFWQQRNLAFNAGTAAAYGLSKEEALSAITLNAAKILGVDKITGSLEVGKDANMVVSAGDILDMRTNNITHAYIQGRELNLDNKQKQLYERYKYKYGLK is encoded by the coding sequence ATGAAAAAAATTCTCATAGCAATAAGCATACTGCTGGCCGGCAACACGCTCTACGCGCAGGAAACGGTATATCCCGCCCCGGCCCAGCAATCCGTAATATTTTTGAAAAACGCCACCATCCACGTGGGCAATGGGAACGTGATAGAACATGGCACCATTGGGTTTTCCCAGGGCAAGATCACCGTGGTGGGTGGCGCAAGTACGCCTGTTCCGGCAGACATAAAAGTGTTTGACCTGCAGGGCCAGCACGTGTACCCGGGCATCATTGCTCCCAATACAAACCTGGGCCTCGTGGAGGTAGAAGCTGTGCGTGCCACGGTGGATGATAATGAAGTAGGGGAGATCAATCCCAGTGTGCGTTCCATCGTTTCTTACAATACGGATTCAAAAGTGATCAACACGCTGCGCGTGAATGGCGTCCTGCTGGCGAACATTGTGCCGGAAGGTGGCATCCTGTCCGGCTCTTCTTCCGTAGTGCAGCTGGATGCATGGAACTGGGAAGATGCGGCCGTAAGAACAGACAATGGCCTGCATGTGTACCTGCCCCGCCTCGTGGTGCGCAGCAACCCGTTTGGCCGTGGGGCCGGCATTGGCGATGACGCTATCAAATCTTCCCTGGAGCGTATTGAGAGCCTGAAAAAATTCTTCCGGGAAGCCAAGGCTTACCTGGCGGAAGAAAAGCACGAAGAGACCAACCTGAAATTTGAAGCGGTACGCCGCCTGTTTTCCAAAGAAGAAAAACTCTTCATCCACTGTGAGCTGGTAAAGGAAATGCTGGTGGCTACTGAGTTTGCAGACGAATTTGGATTTGACGTGGTGATCGTAGGTGGTACAGATGCCTGGCAGATCGCTGACCTGCTGAAACAAAAGAACATCCCCGTGATCCTGAACCAGCCACATAGCCTGCCGGTTTCACAGGATGATGACGTGGACCAGCCTTATAAAACACCGGCCATGCTGCAAAAAGCAGGCGTGTTGTTCTGCATAGGCAACGAAGGCTTCTGGCAGCAACGCAACCTGGCGTTTAACGCCGGTACCGCCGCGGCTTACGGCCTTTCCAAAGAAGAAGCGCTCAGTGCTATTACCCTGAATGCCGCTAAGATCCTGGGCGTGGATAAAATCACCGGCTCCCTGGAAGTGGGCAAGGACGCTAACATGGTAGTAAGTGCCGGCGACATCCTGGACATGCGCACCAACAACATCACCCACGCCTACATCCAGGGCCGCGAATTGAACCTGGATAACAAACAGAAACAACTCTATGAGCGGTACAAGTACAAATATGGTTTGAAGTAG